TTTTAGCTCTGGTCCGAAGAACCCTCCTGCTTCTGACTTGCCAAAAGCACCGGTAAGAGGAGATTTAGCGCAGACAGTATATCTTGGTACTGCAGGGGCTTTTGATCCTGTTAATAGCCCAGGTGCAAAAACCAATACATTATCTGGACCTAGTGGGTCAATTCCTGGCTTGACGTGCTTCAACAGAAAATATGCTCCGAGGCCAAGGCCCCCCATGTATTTTCTGTAAAAGTTCTCGCCGTAACTTTCTATTTCATAGGTTTTTGTTTCTAAATCTACAAACAATACATTTCCCATAAATCCGTAGCTCATTTGATAACACCTCCTGTTAAAAATTTATTTAAATTAGCCGCCGCCAAAAATGGGAAAAAGCTTCACTTCATCACCGTCATTTAGTTTAATACTTTCTAAAGTTTCATAATTAGTTACAAGTTTGTCGTTTATTAAAATTACTCCTAGCTCTCCTTTAATAAAGCCGTAAAATTCAATTAAATCTTTAAGTGTGCTGCTTTCTTTGATAGTAACCTTATTAACTTTAGTTTCACTTTCTACTGAATACCTTTCGAGAGGACCGTTCAAAACAACTGTTATAGTTATATTATCCTCCCCCTACAATTTTCTAATAAATGAAAACGGTTTCATGGCCTCTTGATGCTTATTTCTAGGGAGAAACAAAAATTCCTCTATTTTCTCAAAAAAAAATTAATTTTTTCTAATTTTCGTTACTACACATTCTTTAAATGAAAGCGATTTCAATATTAACAAAAAAATAAAAGCCATAAAAAAAGCAAGCTTAAAGCTTGCTAAAAACTCTCGTTAAATATTAATTAAGATCGATATAGCTGAATTTATTCCCACTCCACTCAAGGAAACTAATTAAATCTTTAGAATTCAACACGATACTAGCTGTATTAACATTTGGATGTAGCACTATATTCTTATCGTCACTTATATCTTTATCAATGATGATTTCAACGTGATTTTCTTCATCATTAATTGCTCCGAAAGGAGAAACTGCTCCTTTGTCAAGCTTTAGATATTTATGTAACCTTCTTTCTGAAGCAAAACTAAGCCTAGAACTTTCTATTTTGGATGCTAATTGTTTAAGATCTACGTTTTTTTCTCCAGTTAATACAACAAGATAATGCTTGTTTCCTTTATTATTACGTAAAAATAAATTTTTACATATGCTTGCATTTACCCCTTCTACCTCTTCTTCTAACTCTTCAACAGTGTATACCGGCTCATGAGAGTATTTATCATAGTTTATGCTCAAACTATCTAAAACCTGATATACTTTTTGTTCATTGCCTTCCATTTTGATTGCCCCTCCCTTATATTGTTTATTCGCTAATATTTTCCTCGATCCTTTCTTTATATATATCAGCCTGTTTCAAAACAGTATTAGAAAAGTCGCTTTCAGCAGTACCATGTGTTTGAATATAACTTTCAAGATTTTCCGATCCCATATTATATGCACTTAAAACCCTATGGAGGTCTCCATCATATTTTTCATATCGTTCCTTAAGGTAAGTCGTGCCTATTTTAATATTGTATTTTGCGTCAAAAAGTAACTCACTATTGAATTCATATCCGTGACTATTTGCCACTCTCTCAGCTGTACTAGGCATAACTTGTAATAAACCTCTTGCGCCAGCCACACTACCAACATTTTCCGGGTCAAAATTACTTTCTACCTGTATCAATCCTAAAACAACATGGATATCTATACCATATTCTTTTGTCTTTGTTACTAGCTTTTCAACTTCATCCATATTAAGGGTGTTATATTCTGAAACTACTTCATAGACTGCATTAACTTTATCAGAGATTCTGTCTTCCTTAGATTTATTTTGAGATTCATTTTGATCTTCCTTATTTTTTTCATTAATTTTTTCATTTTCATCAACATCCAGGTTGTTATCTTTAATATATTCTTCGCTTACTGTAATTTCCTCGTTTACAATTTGAACGTATTTATAATCATTTGACCAGTTAATTTCTAGATTAAAGGCATCCTTTAAAGCTCTTAGGGGTATCACTGTTCTATCTTTTTCAGTAATCTTTGCTTTTGCATCAAGCTCCAAAACTTCACCATTATGTACAAAGCTTGAATCATTAATGTTAAACTGTAACTTTAAATTATCTTTAACGATCTCTACCTCACCGTTATCACCGTTATCACCATTCCAGTTAACTTCAGCATCTAAAGCTCTACTAACGAACCTTAACGGGACTTGGGTTCTATCGTTTTCATCAATAAAAGGTTTTTGATCTGGGAAATATATTAAATGTTCATTAACAAATAGTGAAACTTTTTCATTGTTATCCATGTTATCCTCTTGACCATACGTAACGTTGGTATTTACAATACCACTTACCACGGTGATAGTTACTAATGTGCAAACTGCTAAAAGTGCTGCTTTTTTTAGCATAACTTAACATCTCCTTTGGTTAATTTAAATAATTGTTTTAAATTTTGTCTTTCAATTAGATATTATATACTCTATACTAAAATAAGAAAAGGATTTAACAAAAAAGGATTATTTTAAAAGGATTTGGTAAAATTTCATAGAACTAATAACTAGTGTTAAAATAATAATATACCAAAAATAAAGAGGTGATATGCATGAAAACAAATGAAAACTTAATGAAAGCTTTTGCAGGGGAATCTCAAGCAAATCGTATGTATTTGGCTTTTGCTATGCAGGCAGAAAATGAAGGCTATGAAAACGTAGCTCGTGTATTTAGAGCTATTGCTGAAGGAGAAACAATTCATGCTTTAAAACACTTTGAGGTAGCTGGCAAAATTGGCAGTACTGTAGAAAACTTAGAAGAAGCTGCAAAAGGAGAAGAATACGAATATACCGATATGTATCCAGAGTTCATTGAGAAAGCTAAAGAAGAAGATCATGGCAAAGCAGTTAAGAGTTTTGAAAGGGCTAATGAAGCTGAAAAAGTTCATGGTAAAACCTACACAGAGCTGAAAAAGATTGTAGAAGAAGGTAAAGATTTAGAAGATAAAGAGATAAAGCTATGCCCTGTTTGCGGGTGGGTAGGCATCGATGATATTCCTGAGAGATGTCCTATCTGTAGCACTCCATCTAATAGATTTGAAGATTATTAAGAGAATTACTAATGAACTAAAAAAGACACAGCCTTTTGAAAGGTTGTGTCTTTTTTAGTTTTATTTTTGTAGATGTACGTCCATTTGGGGGTAGGGGATATTGATTCCTTCTTTATCAAAGGCTATTTTAGTAGTTTCATTTAATTCAAAAAGTAAAGGCCAGTAATTTTCAGCCTTACACCATACCCTATAATAAAAGACAAGAGCGCTATCCCCATGTTCACCGAGGACTATTTGTGGAGGAGGATCATCAAATATAAGTTCATGTTTATCTGCTATATCTTTAAGTATTTCTCTTACTTTCTCTATATCTGTATCATAACCTACACTTAGCGTTAGATCTAATCTTCTGGTATCATAGGCTGAATAGTTAATAGCGCTATTGTTAGATAGACTTGCGTTTGGAATGATTATTTTTTTGTTGTCTGGAGTGTTTAATATTGTATAAAATACTTGAATATCATGAACTGTACCAGCATAGCCAGCTGACTCAATATAATCTCCGACTTTAAAAGGTTTTAAAGTCAAAATAAGTACTCCCCCTGCAAAATTAGCAAGACTACCCTGAAGGGCTAGTCCAATTGCAAACCCAATTGAAGCAATTAATGCTACAAAAGTAGTGACCTCGACTCCTAACATTGAAGCAACTGTAATTAGCAATACAATTTTTAATAGAACACTTATTACAGAGGTCAAAAAAGAACTTAAAGATTCTTCAATCGATGACTTGACAAGCCTTGCTGAAGCTACTGTTGTAATTTTTTTAATTACTTTTAAACCTACAATTAAGACTATAAGAGCTAATAATACCTGACTTCCATAAGAAATTGACATTTCAAAAAGTGAATCTAAATCCATTTTATTACCTCCAGTCAGTGGCGTTTATAATATGATTTTAGCTTTTCATATCAAAATTCGTTACATTTATTTAGTATCCTGCAATTTAATTTATTATGTTACTCTTTATGTTACTCTGTAATATCAGTTTCATCTTGTTCTTCTTCATAATCGTCATTATTAATTTCAATATTTTCTTCCTCGTCCTCTTCTTCTAGTTCCTCTTTCTCTTCTTCTGCTTCAGGCTTGTCTTCTTCAGACCCATCATGATTGTTATTACAAATATTGGTGGGTGGCATAAGAGACTTATCTTGTGTAGTTCTACCTGCGCCTCCATTCCACCTATTATCAGTTACTCTAGGTGGATCTCTATCCAAAAAAGTTTTTGTAGTTGTTAATTCAGAAGGACAGTTATCTGAGGCAATAATTGCTGACTCATGTTCAGTACAAACTTCTAACTGAACAAATGCATCACATCTTTGTGTAGGGACACTACCTTTAACAAAATAATCCTCTGTTATAAAAGAATTTGGTGTAATACTAGAAGGTCTTAGCCCGGACTTTGTACTTACCGAGATAGGGCCTTCAATATTATCAGGTTTTTTAAAATCAGTATTACTTTTATCTTTGAGGGCAAAAGACATTATATCTTCTATAACCTTTGTTGTATAGTTGGTTCTGTTTTCTACCTTAATGTTATCCCTGTCATAACCTAGCCAAAATGTTGCAACTATATTTGGCGTATAACCTACAAGCCAGGCATCTCTGTAATTATGAGAAGTGCCTGTTTTGGCTGCTGCGTGAAAATCTAAATTAAGAGAGGATGCTGTACCCTCTGTTATAACATCTTTTAACATATCATTAATAAGCCAGGCAGTTTCGCTGGATATAACTTGGATTGGTTCTGGATTATTTTCATATATAATATTACCATGTCTATCTTTTATTTTTGTAATTGCATGCTGGTTCATTTTCTTTCCTTCATTGGCCAAAGCCCCGTAGGCCTTTGATAGGTCAATTGGCTTAACCCCTCTTTCTAACCCGCCAATCGCACCTGCCAAATTATTTCTGTCAGCTTCAGCAAAAGTAGTTATTCCAAAACTTTCTGCATACTCTATTCCAGTCTTGATACTTAATTTATCATAAACTTTTACAGCCGGAACATTTAGAGAACGTACAAGAGAGTCCCGTACAGTTGTCAAACCGGTAAAAGTCTGGTCAAAATTTTCTGGAGTATAATATTCACCATAGATTTCAAAGGCTGTAGGTGAATCATCAATAGCCGAAGAAGGGTTGATTAAACCTTCTTCAATTGCAGGTGAATAAACATTAATAGGTTTCATCGCTGAACCGGGAGACCTAGTACTTACTACACGATTCAACATGTTGTGATAATTATAATCACGTCCACCTACTAGAGCTTTTAGTTCGCCTGAATTTGGGTCAGATAGAACTAAAGCTCCCTGGGGTTGTATAATCCCGTTTTCATCTTCCCAGTTTTCTGGATAATTACCTGGATCATTTATAATGTTTTCTGCTTGACTTTGGAGTTCTCTGTCCATTGTAGTATGTATGGTAAGTCCATTGTGGTAAAGCACTTCTTCATGGTCTTCTTTTTCAAGTTTATTTTCGATTATATGTTTAGCCTCTTCATTAATAATATAATTTACAAAATGAGGGTAAGGAAACTTTCTTTCAGGTGGAGGCTCTAACATGTCATCTAAATCACGGTCTAAGGCCTCTCTGTATTCATTTGCTGAGATAAATCCCTGGTTATTCATAGCTTGAAGTACTGTTCGCTGTCTGCTTATGGCTCCTTCGGGATTTTCGTGTGGAGATAATCTACTGGGCTTTCTAATCATGCCTGCTAAAAGAGCTGCTTCTTCAATCTTTAACTCGTCGACATCTTTATCAAAATAAAACTTGCTAGCAGCCTGTATGCCATAATTGTTATGATTAAAATAAGTTGCGTAGTTTAAGTAAAATTCTAATATTTGATCTTTTGAGTAATGATTTTCAACCTGAAAAGCGAGTTTAGCTTCTTGAATTTTGCGCTCTAACTGATGTTCTGATGATAAAAATGCATTCTTTACAAGCTGTTGTGTTATGGTACTGCCACCCTGATTGCCTCTGAAAGGATTTCTTGTTTGGGAGAAATTATTTCTAGCCGCTCTAAGTATACCTTTTATATCTATTCCTGAATGTTCATAGAACCTTGAATCTTCAATGGCAATAAAAGCATTTACAACATGGTTAGGGACCTCATCGATTGAAACTTCTTCGCGTCTATGGTCTCTATCTAAAGTTACAATTCTTTTTCCTTCCCTATCTTTGATTATTGATGGAAGGCCTGCTTCTAATCCATCAGGGTTAAAATCAGGTGCCCCTTGGGAGTATGCAACTAAAATACCTGACATAGTGCCTATGCCAACTGCTAGAAAAAAATAAAAAGTTATAATTTTAATTAGAAATATAGTAGTTAACTTATTTTTAAAATTTGGCCCTAATTTAGAAGGTTTGGCTTCTTCTGTCATAATACTCATCTCCCTTATATCTATAAAGAGGGCGAAGGCTTACCAATAAAGTATCCTTGAGCGTAATCAACCCCAAGTTCCCTTAAAATTTCAATCGTTTTTTCCCTGTCAACGAACTCTGCTACCGTTTTTATATCAAGGCTTTTTGACATATCCAAGATAGTTTTTACTAAAACTTTATTTCTTTTACTTTCTGGTAAGTTTTTAATAAAAGTACCATCTATTTTTAAATAATCTACATTCATCTCTATTAAATGTACAAATGAAGTATAACCAACACCGAAATCATCGAGAGAGAATTTACATCCCATATCCTTCAATTTTTTGACAAAGCTAACTGCATTGCTAAGATTACTAATTGCAGCAGTTTCTGTAATCTCGAAAATTATATGCTCTGGGTTTGCATCAAACTGATAAATTGTATCTTGGAGATAATTAAACATTTCTTCGTCTTCGAAATATTTGCCAGAGAGGTTCATGCTAAATGAAATTATCTTGCCTTCTTGCATCAGTTTTGACTGCATTTTAATTGCTTTTTTTGTTATGATTTTATCTACTTCAGATATTAGGCCATGCCTTTCGGCAGTTGGAATAAAGGCTGCTGGAGACAAAACTTCGCCATCAGGCATTTTAAGCCTTGCTAATGCTTCTACATGACTAATTTCATTATTAGATAAATCAAGTATAGGTTGAAACCAGGGTACAAACCTTTCCTCTTCTATTGCTTTAATTATAAGCTGTTTTTCTTCCAAAACAGACTCCACGTTCTCAAAATAAGCATCATCTTCACGATACATGAGATAACGATTTCTCCCTTGTTCTCTCGCGTGAGATATAGCTGCACTTGATTTTGACAAAAGTTCATTACTGCTTGTGCCATGCTCCGGGAATAACGAAATTCCAATACTAACGGTAACTCTTAAAGCATTATTTAAAAAAGCATGCTCTTCAATATTTTTTCTTAAGTTTTCGGCTAATTTAATTGTTTCATTTTTGCCTTTTGAGACAATAAAAATTGCAAATTCATCGCTGCCAAGCCTTGAAGTCAAAGACCTCTTTGAAGGCTTTGTGATAATATCGAGCTCTTCTATTTGTTTTTCTAAATAGTCAGCGAAAGCTTTTAGGAATCTATCGCCAACGCTATGCCCAAAAGAGTCATTAATTAATTTAAAACCATCTATATTAATTTGTAACAAGGCTGCTTCTTCATTTTTGAGATTATCATTATTTAAATAATCGTCCAACAGCTTTAAAAAGTGTTCCCGGTTAAACATACCTGTAATTGTATCAAACTCTGCTAGATAATTTAGCTGTTTTTCGACTGCTATTTTCTCTGTTATATCTTCTTGAATTGCCAAAAAATTAGTAATGTTATCATTTTCATCGCGTATAGGGGATATAAAACCATTTACCCAATAATAAGTACCATCTTTCTTTTTGTTTTTCAATAGGCCTCGCCATGTATTGCCTTTTTTTATTTCTTGCCACATGTATTTGTATTCGGAGAGCTTTGTTTCACCGGAAGCAAGTATTCTTGGGTTTTTCCCTAATGCTTCTTGTTTAGAATAACCGGTCACTTCTTCAAATTTTTTGTTTACATATTCAATTGTCCCCTCATAATCTGTAATATAGACAATATTAATAGTTTCATCAATTATTTTGTCTAGTTCTTTTAAATCCTTTTCAGCTCTGCGTTTTTCAGTAATGTCACTTCCATAGAAGAAAACTGCTTTTTCTTCTTTAATCCAAACAAGGCTAAAACTATATAACTTTTCATTTAAATTAAGTTCTATCGGAGTATTATTAGATTTATCTTTCAACGCTTTTTTTATAGGATATGGTACTTTTTGTTCCGTATTTATTTTAAATTCATCAAATAACTTTTTGCCTATTCTATTAATATACAAAAGAACTCCTTCGGAATTAACATATAATATTGGTATTGACGCTTTGTCTAAGAATTTTAAAGAAGCCATTTTTAAATTATTTAAATAACTATCACTTTCGTAAGACAATTCTTTTTCCCTCCTTCTAATCAATTAATGTTCTACAATTTTCGCTTGCTTTCCTTTATTATTTGCAATATCTGTGAAATTGTAAAAATATTTAGAAAATTATTGACATTAAGAAAAACTAAACCCATAATAGCAATAAGAAGCATAAATAAGTATGAGTTGTACAATTTATAATAACTAAGACTCATTGGGATATACAATCTCTCATAGTTAGTAATGCTTAATAATAAATAAGGAAATGCTTTAAGGGAGGGATTTATTATGAAGTTCTGCAAAAAGTGTAAATCAACTAACCTGAAGTTTAAAGTTAAACTTGAAGCCGAACTTGATGTTATTGTTGATGAAGAATGTAAAATTGTAAAAGAGTTAGAGCTTAAGAGAAAAGGTAAAAAATATGGCACTAAATATGTTTGTATCAATTGTGGTAAAGAATATGCCAAAATTAGCCCTTTGCTGGAACATGTATGGTGAGATGACAAAAGAAGGTGGTGAATTAAATGATAACAAAGGTTATGAAAAATAAAAGGATAGAATTTAGGTGTGATGTATGCGAAAAACCAATAATTACAAGATATAATAACTCTAAAGAACTAGTTTGTTCTTGTGGATTTTTGCATGATATAAGTAAATTAACCTGTAATAGTACAAACGGACGTAATAAAAAGTTTAAAAATAATTATTTCAAATAGGGTAACTAAATAAAACACCTGCCTGTGCGACACGTCTACAGCAGGCAGGTGTTCTGAGATCACCGACAATAAACTATAACACCCTTTTTTAAAAGTAGTTTTTTTATGTTAAGACTTACTAGGAGAAGGTAATACTATGCAGAATACGCCTGCAATTAAAGGAAATAACATAGTTAATAGCAATATTTCGTTATAACTGCCGAATAAATCATAAGCCATACCAAAGGGTAGTGGGCCTAAAGCTGAACCAAGGACAACAGCTGTTGTTGCCATCCCCCTTATACTACCCAAATGTTCTCGACCAAAATAGTAGGGCCACAATACACCTATTCCTACAAGATTAAATGCATTAAAAAGACCATGAAGAATAGAGTATATTATCAAAATATTATAAGAATCAAAGTATATCAAAATCAAAATAGTGATTAGGAAGATGAAAAAGTTCATTCCTTTAACATAATTAGGGCTGATCCGGTCGTATACAAAACCGGCAAAGAAAGTAGAAATCAACTGTGAAATTGCAAAAATGCTTAAGATGTATGCAGCAAAACCAGTTGTGTGTCCTTTTAGCTGCATAATGGAAACCATATGAAATGTAATAGCTGTATTAACAAGTGCTGGAATTGCAGAAATAAATAATAGCACCCAAAAGGCCTTAGTTTTTCTAGCTTCTTTTAGAGTCATAGACTCTTCTTCTTTTAGGTTTTGTTTCTTTAAATTTGAAGATTTAATCGCCTTATCATGGCTACCTCTTTTATTATGATTATTGTAATTATAACCTTGGCCATCTGGTTTTTCACCGATATCTTCAGGTTTATTTCTTACTAATAATAGTGCTACAGGTGCCATAAAGAATATTAATAATAATGCCCAAAACCTCCAGGCAAGCTCTACCCCATAACTTGAGATTAAAAAGTTGTTAACTGGTGGTATAGCCATAGCTCCTATTGATCCCCCAAGGGTCATAATGCTAAGTGCAATACCACGCTTCTTTTGAAACCATTGAGGGACTAATGTATCAGGTATTAATGTTAATGACCCCTGACCAAAGAACCTTAAAAATATAAAACCGATTCCAAGCATTATAGGAAATCTAACAAAGCTCATCCAAATACATGTTAACCCTAATAAAATCGGAACGACAGTAAATATTTTTCGATGCCCCTTGCGGTCTATTATTTTACCCATAAAAGCGATATTAAGTCCTGATATCAATGTTGCTATAGAATATAGCCCAGATACAAGTGAATGACTCCAGCCAACTTCAGTAACATAATAATCTATAAAAATTGAGACTGAATAAGTCTGACCAGGCCCTGAGAAAAAAAGCCCAAGAGCCCCTATTAAAACCATAGTCCAACCATAATAAAATGGGGATTTATTTGGTACTATTAAATTTTGTATTTTTGAGTTTTTTAACTGGTTTGATTTCATAACAAAAATTATAACATTGTTTTTTTCTTATAGAAAACATAACTGGTTTAATTAAAGTTAACCTTGACCCCTTGTCCTTCCTCATTCTATTGTAAAATACACCTGGCTACTTAATCTAAATTAATATGTTACTAAATCTAAATTAATATTTTATTATAGAACAGAAATATGATATTTTATAAATAACCATTTTTTAAATTGGGAGTGATTTGTATTACAATTAATGCTACTAAAATTATAATACTTGGCACTATTGTAACCTTGATGTTGGGTGGTGGTTTTTTTGCGTTAGGTTGTGAGTCTACTTCAGAATCTTCTCAAAAGCCTTCTCCTGAAGCTAAAGATGATATAGACAACTTTGATAATAATCTAAGAAATACACTGATGCGATTAGAAGATCTTGCAACTTATTGTAATGATGAACCCCAAACAAATGATACTGACAGAATAGAAACTCAATTAGAAAGCATAAAGTCCGATTTTAACCTTCTAAACGAAAAGATCCTTGAGATGTGTCCTGATAGCAATTCAAATAAATCTCCTACTTATTTTGAAGCATACGAAGAATATTTTATTTTACCAAGGCTTGACGATTTAGTTTTAGACGACAAAGCGGAAAAAGAATTAGGAGTAATCGTGTATGATCTTCGACTTATTATTTCAATGATATATCCCCTTGAAGATGATACTTCAATATTTTTTGGTTTAGATGATTGGGAAAAAGACAACCTTAAGTTAACTTCATATGAGGATTTCTGTCAAGCTGTAAGTGACCGAATGTTTGGAGAAATACCTCAGAAAATTTACGAAGGAAATAGAGAAATAGATGAAGATAAGGTTTATGATTTTGATGATTCACCTGCAGGCACCTGACCAATTTAAATAATATCCCCGAGTTTCGGGGTTGAATTGGAGGTTATTTTAAGATGAAGAGAAGAAAATTTTTTAAATTTTTTGGTGGTACTCTGGTAGCTGCTGGCTTATTAGGTTTTGGAGGTTGTGACTTCGAAGATATTGAAGATATTATTGATGAAGACAATAGTGTGAAAGATAATAACGATACTGATTTAGATGTTAAAAATAACATACCAAAAAGAAAACTAGGAAATACAGGGTATGATGTAAGCATTTTTAGTTTAGGTGGAGAAGCTGCTTTATTAACCCCAGATAAAGAAGAAGAAGCCCAAAATATAATCAAAGAAGCTCTAGAATATGGAGTTAACTATATTGATACAGCTCCACGATATGGGAATGGTTTAAGCGAACAAAATATTGGAAAGGTAATTAGTGAAATTAATTTTAGAGATAATATAGTTATTGCTACAAAAACTCATGATAGAAGTTATGATGGTACAATGCGTTTATTTGAAGAAAGTTTAAACAGACTTCAAACAGATTATTTGGATATATATCAGCTTCATAACATTACTGATACGGACAATTTGCTTAAAGCTTTTGACGATAACGGAGCTATAAAGGCTTTAGAGGAATTAAAGGCAAATGGAGATATTAAGAATATTGGAATAACAAGTCATAATGCACCGGAGGTACTTTTAACAGGTATCAATGAATATGAATTTGATACTTGCTTGATTAATTTAAATGCTGCAGATATTCATGAAAAACCATTCCAAACTGACTTTTTAGAAGCGGCGAATGAAAAAGAAATGGGAATTACAGCCATGAAAATACTTGCAAAAGGTAATATGTTCCGTGAAGACGGTATATCTAAGATGAAAGAAGCTTTTTATTATAGCTTATCATTTTCAGTTTCTAATGCTATTGTAGGAATTTCTAATATTGAACAGCTAAGAGAAAATATAAAGCTAGCTAAAGAATTCGAGCCTTTAAGCGAGGATAAACTTACAGAAATTGAATACTTGACTGCACACTACTATGATGAAGTTAACTATAGATAGAGATAATTGTAAGATAGAGTTGATTATAGATTAACAAAAAGCAAAAATACAGCAGAAAGTGTTTGCTAGTTTGTGTTAATTCATGGTATAATAACTTGATCGCAGGGCTTTACATTGTTAGCTTTGCAAGACAAATGTAAAGTCTTTTTTTTATGCAT
The Natranaerofaba carboxydovora genome window above contains:
- a CDS encoding stalk domain-containing protein; translated protein: MLKKAALLAVCTLVTITVVSGIVNTNVTYGQEDNMDNNEKVSLFVNEHLIYFPDQKPFIDENDRTQVPLRFVSRALDAEVNWNGDNGDNGEVEIVKDNLKLQFNINDSSFVHNGEVLELDAKAKITEKDRTVIPLRALKDAFNLEINWSNDYKYVQIVNEEITVSEEYIKDNNLDVDENEKINEKNKEDQNESQNKSKEDRISDKVNAVYEVVSEYNTLNMDEVEKLVTKTKEYGIDIHVVLGLIQVESNFDPENVGSVAGARGLLQVMPSTAERVANSHGYEFNSELLFDAKYNIKIGTTYLKERYEKYDGDLHRVLSAYNMGSENLESYIQTHGTAESDFSNTVLKQADIYKERIEENISE
- a CDS encoding prolyl-tRNA synthetase associated domain-containing protein; its protein translation is MEGNEQKVYQVLDSLSINYDKYSHEPVYTVEELEEEVEGVNASICKNLFLRNNKGNKHYLVVLTGEKNVDLKQLASKIESSRLSFASERRLHKYLKLDKGAVSPFGAINDEENHVEIIIDKDISDDKNIVLHPNVNTASIVLNSKDLISFLEWSGNKFSYIDLN
- a CDS encoding rubrerythrin family protein — its product is MKTNENLMKAFAGESQANRMYLAFAMQAENEGYENVARVFRAIAEGETIHALKHFEVAGKIGSTVENLEEAAKGEEYEYTDMYPEFIEKAKEEDHGKAVKSFERANEAEKVHGKTYTELKKIVEEGKDLEDKEIKLCPVCGWVGIDDIPERCPICSTPSNRFEDY
- a CDS encoding MoaD/ThiS family protein; protein product: MNGPLERYSVESETKVNKVTIKESSTLKDLIEFYGFIKGELGVILINDKLVTNYETLESIKLNDGDEVKLFPIFGGG
- a CDS encoding mechanosensitive ion channel family protein, which produces MDLDSLFEMSISYGSQVLLALIVLIVGLKVIKKITTVASARLVKSSIEESLSSFLTSVISVLLKIVLLITVASMLGVEVTTFVALIASIGFAIGLALQGSLANFAGGVLILTLKPFKVGDYIESAGYAGTVHDIQVFYTILNTPDNKKIIIPNASLSNNSAINYSAYDTRRLDLTLSVGYDTDIEKVREILKDIADKHELIFDDPPPQIVLGEHGDSALVFYYRVWCKAENYWPLLFELNETTKIAFDKEGINIPYPQMDVHLQK
- a CDS encoding GGDEF domain-containing phosphodiesterase; its protein translation is MSYESDSYLNNLKMASLKFLDKASIPILYVNSEGVLLYINRIGKKLFDEFKINTEQKVPYPIKKALKDKSNNTPIELNLNEKLYSFSLVWIKEEKAVFFYGSDITEKRRAEKDLKELDKIIDETINIVYITDYEGTIEYVNKKFEEVTGYSKQEALGKNPRILASGETKLSEYKYMWQEIKKGNTWRGLLKNKKKDGTYYWVNGFISPIRDENDNITNFLAIQEDITEKIAVEKQLNYLAEFDTITGMFNREHFLKLLDDYLNNDNLKNEEAALLQINIDGFKLINDSFGHSVGDRFLKAFADYLEKQIEELDIITKPSKRSLTSRLGSDEFAIFIVSKGKNETIKLAENLRKNIEEHAFLNNALRVTVSIGISLFPEHGTSSNELLSKSSAAISHAREQGRNRYLMYREDDAYFENVESVLEEKQLIIKAIEEERFVPWFQPILDLSNNEISHVEALARLKMPDGEVLSPAAFIPTAERHGLISEVDKIITKKAIKMQSKLMQEGKIISFSMNLSGKYFEDEEMFNYLQDTIYQFDANPEHIIFEITETAAISNLSNAVSFVKKLKDMGCKFSLDDFGVGYTSFVHLIEMNVDYLKIDGTFIKNLPESKRNKVLVKTILDMSKSLDIKTVAEFVDREKTIEILRELGVDYAQGYFIGKPSPSL
- a CDS encoding transglycosylase domain-containing protein; protein product: MTEEAKPSKLGPNFKNKLTTIFLIKIITFYFFLAVGIGTMSGILVAYSQGAPDFNPDGLEAGLPSIIKDREGKRIVTLDRDHRREEVSIDEVPNHVVNAFIAIEDSRFYEHSGIDIKGILRAARNNFSQTRNPFRGNQGGSTITQQLVKNAFLSSEHQLERKIQEAKLAFQVENHYSKDQILEFYLNYATYFNHNNYGIQAASKFYFDKDVDELKIEEAALLAGMIRKPSRLSPHENPEGAISRQRTVLQAMNNQGFISANEYREALDRDLDDMLEPPPERKFPYPHFVNYIINEEAKHIIENKLEKEDHEEVLYHNGLTIHTTMDRELQSQAENIINDPGNYPENWEDENGIIQPQGALVLSDPNSGELKALVGGRDYNYHNMLNRVVSTRSPGSAMKPINVYSPAIEEGLINPSSAIDDSPTAFEIYGEYYTPENFDQTFTGLTTVRDSLVRSLNVPAVKVYDKLSIKTGIEYAESFGITTFAEADRNNLAGAIGGLERGVKPIDLSKAYGALANEGKKMNQHAITKIKDRHGNIIYENNPEPIQVISSETAWLINDMLKDVITEGTASSLNLDFHAAAKTGTSHNYRDAWLVGYTPNIVATFWLGYDRDNIKVENRTNYTTKVIEDIMSFALKDKSNTDFKKPDNIEGPISVSTKSGLRPSSITPNSFITEDYFVKGSVPTQRCDAFVQLEVCTEHESAIIASDNCPSELTTTKTFLDRDPPRVTDNRWNGGAGRTTQDKSLMPPTNICNNNHDGSEEDKPEAEEEKEELEEEDEEENIEINNDDYEEEQDETDITE